The following coding sequences lie in one Palaemon carinicauda isolate YSFRI2023 chromosome 7, ASM3689809v2, whole genome shotgun sequence genomic window:
- the LOC137644533 gene encoding myosin-2-like, protein MVSWLLPARPNFSEDGVVEDSFLHRLLSSIPVVGGFLTSRRDLRRCELKVRNLEQRLEMIREGLGPFLSYFVPGMDNSGAPMSVGYTWILACLALVGGGISFKFLFSKKGKISDGKKQQNEILRNELTNKMTELERRIDELQEKLNKRDLEIRESNDLSKKLEKQMEEAEEWLDEDETDELDGSDYEDDSDTDEYEYDSDDDHLDDEEDNMVMEHSYEDISKQMEEAEEERPVTRRNVLESEMDRCIHKQEFDSALVFLRVVLEDFDDVECRVKELRCLMALGRWDEAQNVLDELPDEHKVNSDVRVESAILCASHCDFEEAERILDKVLKGCPNHPRALKGREFLQRQVLWNTIPIMIDNSEFESVLETISRCQKLESFFPWARAELLQLKGNILCKLRRLEEARECFLSALAIDETDVLTRLRLGLCYLLDGKYRDAIALFEQLDEEEELEEDLVFYAEALERMEIHGCPFKTINVKTDASQKEIEKAYRKMALKYHPDKCHGSDIDQREVHEIMQHINYAKDLLTDKEKREEYNDVRKFVEDFAEELFENPKMQEWLDEDETDEWDGSDYEDDSDTDEYEYDSDDDHLDDEEDNMVMEHSYEDISKQMEEAEEERPVTRRNVLESEMDRCIHKQEFDSALVFLRVVLEDFDDVECRVKELRCLMALGRWDEAQNVLDELPDEHKVNSDVRVESAILCASHCDFEEAERILDKVLKGCPNHPRALKGREFLQRQVLWNTIPIMIDNSEFESVLETISRCQKLESFFPWARAELLQLKGNILCKLRRLEEARECFLSALAIDETDVLTRLRLGLCYLLDGKYRDAIALFEQLDEEEELEEDLVFYAEALERMEIHGCPFKTINVKTDASQKEIEKAYRKMALKYHPDKCHGSDIDQREVHEIMQHINYAKDLLTDKEKREEYNDVRKFVEDFAEELFENPKMQEWLDEDETDEWDGSDYEDDSDTDEYEYDSDDDHLDDEEDNMEVSSKCSTTQPKLYGEYPEGLALQREKSRLFLVCYVPWWGRTGASSGEQMVAGALANLQPTPTKQPDSSYP, encoded by the exons ATGGTCTCGTGGCTTCTGCCAGCGAGACCCAACTTCTCCGAGGATGGGGTTGTTGAGGATTCTTTCCTCCATCGACTCTTGTCCTCTATCCCTGTGGTTGGGGGATTTCTGACATCTCGGAGGGATCTTCGGCGGTGTGAGCTGAAGGTTCGAAACTTGGAACAACGACTGGAAATGATCAGAGAGGGTCTTGGACCTTTTCTCTCCTACTTTGTCCCTGGAATGGATAATTCTGGCGCTCCCATGAGCGTGGGATACACCTGGATACTGGCTTGTTTGGCCTTAGTTGGAGGGGGTATAtcatttaaattcttattttcaaagaaaggaaaaattagcgATGGCAAAAAGCAGCAAAATGAAATATTACGGAATGAATTGACGAACAAGATGACTGAACTCGAAAGGCGGATTGACGAACTTCAGGAAAAGCTGAATAAAAGAGATCTGGAAATTCGAGAATCCAATGACTTATCCAAAAAGCTGGAAAAACAAATGGAAGAAGCAGAAGAATGGTTGGATGAAGATGAAACAGATGAATTGGATGGGTCGGATTATGAAGATGATTCCGATACTGATGAGTATGAATATGACTCTGATGATGATCATCTAGATGATGAGGAGGATAATATGGTGATGGAACATTCATATGAAGATATTTCAA AACAAAtggaagaagcagaagaggaaagACCAGTAACTCGTCGAAACGTCCTGGAATCTGAGATGGATCGGTGTATACACAAACAAGAATTTGACTCGGCGTTGGTTTTCCTAAGAGTTGTCCTTGAAGATTTTGACGACGTGGAATGCCGCGTGAAGGAGCTCAGATGTTTGATGGCACTGGGCAGATGGGATGAGGCCCAGAACGTTTTAGATGAACTGCCCGATGAACACAAAGTAAACTCTGATGTAAGAGTGGAATCTGCCATACTTTGTGCAAGTCACTGTGACTTTGAGGAAGCTGAAAGGATTTTGGACAAAGTTCTGAAGGGATGCCCAAATCATCCTAGGGCACTCAAAGGACGGGAGTTCCTGCAGCGGCAGGTATTATGGAATACTATTCCCATAATGATAGACAACTCGGAATTTGAGTCTGTCTTGGAAACAATTTCACGCTGTCAGAAGCTAGAGTCCTTCTTCCCCTGGGCTCGAGCAGAACTGCTCCAATTGAAAGGGAATATCTTGTGCAAGCTTCGACGGCTGGAAGAAGCTCGTGAATGTTTCCTGAGTGCTCTTGCTATTGACGAGACAGATGTTTTAACTAGGTTAAGACTCGGTCTATGCTACTTATTAGATGGAAAATACAGAGATGCAATTGCTCTATTTGAGCAACTGGACGAAGAGGAAGAGCTGGAAGAAGACTTGGTATTTTATGCCGAGGCATTGGAAAGAATGGAAATTCATGGATGTCCATTCAAAACCATCAATGTTAAAACAGACGCTTcccagaaggaaatagaaaaagcctACAGGAAAATGGCACTCAAGTACCATCCTGATAAGTGCCATGGGTCTGACATAGACCAACGGGAAGTACATGAGATCATGCAACATATCAACTACGCAAAAGATCTCTTAACTGATAAAGAGAAAAGGGAGGAATACAATGATGTAAGAAAATTTGTCGAAGATTTTGCAGAGGAACTTTTCGAAAATCCAAAGATGCAAGAATGGTTGGATGAAGATGAAACAGATGAATGGGATGGGTCGGATTATGAAGATGATTCCGATACTGATGAGTATGAATATGACTCTGATGATGATCATCTAGATGATGAGGAGGATAATATGGTGATGGAACATTCATATGAAGATATTTCAA AACAAAtggaagaagcagaagaggaaagACCAGTAACTCGTCGAAACGTCCTGGAATCTGAGATGGATCGGTGTATACACAAACAAGAATTTGACTCGGCGTTGGTTTTCCTAAGAGTTGTCCTTGAAGATTTTGACGACGTGGAATGCCGCGTGAAGGAGCTCAGATGTTTGATGGCACTGGGCAGATGGGATGAGGCCCAGAACGTTTTAGATGAACTGCCCGATGAACACAAAGTAAACTCTGATGTAAGAGTGGAATCTGCCATACTTTGTGCAAGTCACTGTGACTTTGAGGAAGCTGAAAGGATTTTGGACAAAGTTCTGAAGGGATGCCCAAATCATCCTAGGGCACTCAAAGGACGGGAGTTCCTGCAGCGGCAGGTATTATGGAATACTATTCCCATAATGATAGACAACTCGGAATTTGAGTCTGTCTTGGAAACAATTTCACGCTGTCAGAAGCTAGAGTCCTTCTTCCCCTGGGCTCGAGCAGAACTGCTCCAATTGAAAGGGAATATCTTGTGCAAGCTTCGACGGCTGGAAGAAGCTCGTGAATGTTTCCTGAGTGCTCTTGCTATTGACGAGACAGATGTTTTAACTAGGTTAAGACTCGGTCTATGCTACTTATTAGATGGAAAATACAGAGATGCAATTGCTCTATTTGAGCAACTGGACGAAGAGGAAGAGCTGGAAGAAGACTTGGTATTTTATGCCGAGGCATTGGAAAGAATGGAAATTCATGGATGTCCATTCAAAACCATCAATGTTAAAACAGACGCTTcccagaaggaaatagaaaaagcctACAGGAAAATGGCACTCAAGTACCATCCTGATAAGTGCCATGGGTCTGACATAGACCAACGGGAAGTACATGAGATCATGCAACATATCAACTACGCAAAAGATCTCTTAACTGATAAAGAGAAAAGGGAGGAATACAATGATGTAAGAAAATTTGTCGAAGATTTTGCAGAGGAACTTTTCGAAAATCCAAAGATGCAAGAATGGTTGGATGAAGATGAAACAGATGAATGGGATGGTTCGGATTATGAAGATGATTCCGATACTGATGAGTATGAATATGACTCTGATGATGATCATCTAGATGATGAGGAGGATAATATG GAAGTCTCCAGCAAGTGCTCAACTACCCAGCCTAAATTATATGGGGAATACCCTGAAGGACTTGCTCTGCAGAGGGAAAAATCtcggctttttctagtatgctatgttccctggtggggtcgtacaggggcttcgtcaggtgaacaaatg